One genomic window of Punica granatum isolate Tunisia-2019 chromosome 1, ASM765513v2, whole genome shotgun sequence includes the following:
- the LOC116214696 gene encoding protein cereblon isoform X3, producing MEDRRSIIERELQQIEQIRELDYEELQVEEVEDLLDSDDDNDNRLTTYGQAYDAGARPGELTFNTSLASLHTYLGEVEDTHNRLAFLDGGAVHHLPLFYFEGVVLFPGATLPLRVVQPNLLATIERALGQIDQGAPLTIGVVRIYRDPDDGRVRFATTGTTAEIRQYRRLEDGSLNAVTRGQQRFRLKRCWIDVEGVACGEVQIIEEDLPLRTPKDVFDRLAPLNGLANIGISGSLPSGASHVRRHGYQDEDDDSEAHSEDSFQSALSPSEHRLHRSAVDSLSGYEFMDESTSSDEDKFACESEFQSGRSLPSTFGSSHIPNLDDDRMEDAEFVDRSNNPSERRSHKVAKIQPSWKPSGLHRGLSKAFWPHWVYRMYDSYSLAQRAADMWKQIVGAPAMDDFVKKPDLLSFHIASKIPVSESTRQELLEIDGTSYRLRREINLLECFDRIRCKNCQTLIARRSDMLVMSTDGPLGAYVNPHGYVHEIMTLYKANGLVRKGRPATEYSWFPGYAWTIINCATCETQMGWLFTATNEKLKPRMFWGIRSSQVADDMQAS from the exons ATGGAGGATCGCCGGAGCATCATCGAGAGGGAGCTGCAGCAGATCGAGCAGATTCGGGAGCTCGATTACGAGGAGCTGCAGGTCGAGGAGGTTGAGGACCTCCTCGACTCAGACGACGATAACGACAATCGCCTCACAACGTA TGGTCAAGCTTATGATGCTGGAGCTCGTCCTGGTGAATTGACGTTCAACACTAGTTTGGCTTCGTTGCATACGTATCTTGGTG AGGTTGAAGACACTCATAACAGATTGGCGTTCTTGGATGGGGGTGCTGTGCATCACTTACCTCTGTTCTATTTTGAAG GAGTTGTTCTGTTCCCTGGGGCCACGCTACCACTACGAGTTGTTCAACCAAATTTGTTAGCTACTATTGAGAGAGCATTGGGCCAAATAGATCAAGGCGCTCCTCTTACTATTGGTGTG GTTCGCATATACCGTGATCCAGATGATGGAAGAGTAAGATTTGCCACGACCGGGACAACTGCAGAG ATTCGACAATATAGGCGACTAGAGGATGGTTCACTGAATGCTGTCACTCGGGGTCAACAGAGATTCCGTCTAAAGCGCTGTTGGATAGATGTTGAAGGAGTG gCATGTGGAGAGGTCCAGATAATCGAGGAAGATTTGCCTCTGAGGACTCCGAAGGATGTTTTTGATAGGCTAGCTCCATTGAATGGTCTGGCAAACATTGGGATCTCTGGAAGTCTTCCTTCAGGCGCTTCTCACGTTAGAAGGCATGGATAccaagatgaagatgatgactCTGAGGCACATTCAGAAGATAGCTTCCAGAGTGCACTTTCTCCATCTGAGCATAGATTGCATCGATCTGCTGTTGATTCTTTATCTGGATATGAGTTCATGGATGAATCAACAAGCAGTGATGAAGATAAGTTTGCTTGTGAATCCGAATTCCAATCTGGAAGATCTCTTCCCAGTACATTTGGCTCCAGTCATATTCCGAATTTAGATGATGATAGAATGGAAGATGCTGAATTTGTAGATCGGAGTAATAATCCATCTGAAAGGAGATCCCATAAAGTAGCAAAGATCCAACCCTCCTGGAAACCTTCTGGTTTACATCGTGGTCtttcaaaggcattttggcCCCATTGGGTATACCGCATGTATGATTCCTATAGTCTTGCTCAGAGGGCAGCAG ATATGTGGAAACAAATTGTGGGAGCACCAGCTATGGACGATTTTGTCAAGAAACCcgatcttctttcttttcatataGCCagtaaaattcctgtttcagAGTCAACAAGGCAGGAGCTTCTGGAGATTGATGGAACTTCATATCGCTTGCGCCGTGAAATTAATTTACTCGAGTGTTTCGATCGCATCCGATGCAAAAATTGTCAG ACTCTGATTGCGAGACGAAGTGATATGCTGGTGATGTCTACTGATGGTCCTCTCGGTGCTTACGTGAATCCTCATGGATATGTTCACGAAATAATGACCTTGTACAAAGCGAACGGGCTAGTCCGCAAAGGGCGTCCGGCCACAGAATACAGCTGGTTTCCCGG ATATGCATGGACAATCATCAATTGCGCCACCTGCGAAACTCAAATGGGTTGGCTTTTTACCGCAACGAATGAGAAGTTGAAACCAAGGATGTTTTGGGGGATACGGAGTTCCCAAGTCGCTGACGACATGCAGGCGTCATAA
- the LOC116214696 gene encoding protein cereblon isoform X1: protein MEDRRSIIERELQQIEQIRELDYEELQVEEVEDLLDSDDDNDNRLTTYGQAYDAGARPGELTFNTSLASLHTYLGEVEDTHNRLAFLDGGAVHHLPLFYFEGVVLFPGATLPLRVVQPNLLATIERALGQIDQGAPLTIGVVRIYRDPDDGRVRFATTGTTAEIRQYRRLEDGSLNAVTRGQQRFRLKRCWIDVEGVVRLTACGEVQIIEEDLPLRTPKDVFDRLAPLNGLANIGISGSLPSGASHVRRHGYQDEDDDSEAHSEDSFQSALSPSEHRLHRSAVDSLSGYEFMDESTSSDEDKFACESEFQSGRSLPSTFGSSHIPNLDDDRMEDAEFVDRSNNPSERRSHKVAKIQPSWKPSGLHRGLSKAFWPHWVYRMYDSYSLAQRAADMWKQIVGAPAMDDFVKKPDLLSFHIASKIPVSESTRQELLEIDGTSYRLRREINLLECFDRIRCKNCQTLIARRSDMLVMSTDGPLGAYVNPHGYVHEIMTLYKANGLVRKGRPATEYSWFPGYAWTIINCATCETQMGWLFTATNEKLKPRMFWGIRSSQVADDMQAS, encoded by the exons ATGGAGGATCGCCGGAGCATCATCGAGAGGGAGCTGCAGCAGATCGAGCAGATTCGGGAGCTCGATTACGAGGAGCTGCAGGTCGAGGAGGTTGAGGACCTCCTCGACTCAGACGACGATAACGACAATCGCCTCACAACGTA TGGTCAAGCTTATGATGCTGGAGCTCGTCCTGGTGAATTGACGTTCAACACTAGTTTGGCTTCGTTGCATACGTATCTTGGTG AGGTTGAAGACACTCATAACAGATTGGCGTTCTTGGATGGGGGTGCTGTGCATCACTTACCTCTGTTCTATTTTGAAG GAGTTGTTCTGTTCCCTGGGGCCACGCTACCACTACGAGTTGTTCAACCAAATTTGTTAGCTACTATTGAGAGAGCATTGGGCCAAATAGATCAAGGCGCTCCTCTTACTATTGGTGTG GTTCGCATATACCGTGATCCAGATGATGGAAGAGTAAGATTTGCCACGACCGGGACAACTGCAGAG ATTCGACAATATAGGCGACTAGAGGATGGTTCACTGAATGCTGTCACTCGGGGTCAACAGAGATTCCGTCTAAAGCGCTGTTGGATAGATGTTGAAGGAGTGGTTAGACTAACT gCATGTGGAGAGGTCCAGATAATCGAGGAAGATTTGCCTCTGAGGACTCCGAAGGATGTTTTTGATAGGCTAGCTCCATTGAATGGTCTGGCAAACATTGGGATCTCTGGAAGTCTTCCTTCAGGCGCTTCTCACGTTAGAAGGCATGGATAccaagatgaagatgatgactCTGAGGCACATTCAGAAGATAGCTTCCAGAGTGCACTTTCTCCATCTGAGCATAGATTGCATCGATCTGCTGTTGATTCTTTATCTGGATATGAGTTCATGGATGAATCAACAAGCAGTGATGAAGATAAGTTTGCTTGTGAATCCGAATTCCAATCTGGAAGATCTCTTCCCAGTACATTTGGCTCCAGTCATATTCCGAATTTAGATGATGATAGAATGGAAGATGCTGAATTTGTAGATCGGAGTAATAATCCATCTGAAAGGAGATCCCATAAAGTAGCAAAGATCCAACCCTCCTGGAAACCTTCTGGTTTACATCGTGGTCtttcaaaggcattttggcCCCATTGGGTATACCGCATGTATGATTCCTATAGTCTTGCTCAGAGGGCAGCAG ATATGTGGAAACAAATTGTGGGAGCACCAGCTATGGACGATTTTGTCAAGAAACCcgatcttctttcttttcatataGCCagtaaaattcctgtttcagAGTCAACAAGGCAGGAGCTTCTGGAGATTGATGGAACTTCATATCGCTTGCGCCGTGAAATTAATTTACTCGAGTGTTTCGATCGCATCCGATGCAAAAATTGTCAG ACTCTGATTGCGAGACGAAGTGATATGCTGGTGATGTCTACTGATGGTCCTCTCGGTGCTTACGTGAATCCTCATGGATATGTTCACGAAATAATGACCTTGTACAAAGCGAACGGGCTAGTCCGCAAAGGGCGTCCGGCCACAGAATACAGCTGGTTTCCCGG ATATGCATGGACAATCATCAATTGCGCCACCTGCGAAACTCAAATGGGTTGGCTTTTTACCGCAACGAATGAGAAGTTGAAACCAAGGATGTTTTGGGGGATACGGAGTTCCCAAGTCGCTGACGACATGCAGGCGTCATAA
- the LOC116214696 gene encoding protein cereblon isoform X4, which produces MEDRRSIIERELQQIEQIRELDYEELQVEEVEDLLDSDDDNDNRLTTGQAYDAGARPGELTFNTSLASLHTYLGEVEDTHNRLAFLDGGAVHHLPLFYFEGVVLFPGATLPLRVVQPNLLATIERALGQIDQGAPLTIGVVRIYRDPDDGRVRFATTGTTAEIRQYRRLEDGSLNAVTRGQQRFRLKRCWIDVEGVACGEVQIIEEDLPLRTPKDVFDRLAPLNGLANIGISGSLPSGASHVRRHGYQDEDDDSEAHSEDSFQSALSPSEHRLHRSAVDSLSGYEFMDESTSSDEDKFACESEFQSGRSLPSTFGSSHIPNLDDDRMEDAEFVDRSNNPSERRSHKVAKIQPSWKPSGLHRGLSKAFWPHWVYRMYDSYSLAQRAADMWKQIVGAPAMDDFVKKPDLLSFHIASKIPVSESTRQELLEIDGTSYRLRREINLLECFDRIRCKNCQTLIARRSDMLVMSTDGPLGAYVNPHGYVHEIMTLYKANGLVRKGRPATEYSWFPGYAWTIINCATCETQMGWLFTATNEKLKPRMFWGIRSSQVADDMQAS; this is translated from the exons ATGGAGGATCGCCGGAGCATCATCGAGAGGGAGCTGCAGCAGATCGAGCAGATTCGGGAGCTCGATTACGAGGAGCTGCAGGTCGAGGAGGTTGAGGACCTCCTCGACTCAGACGACGATAACGACAATCGCCTCACAAC TGGTCAAGCTTATGATGCTGGAGCTCGTCCTGGTGAATTGACGTTCAACACTAGTTTGGCTTCGTTGCATACGTATCTTGGTG AGGTTGAAGACACTCATAACAGATTGGCGTTCTTGGATGGGGGTGCTGTGCATCACTTACCTCTGTTCTATTTTGAAG GAGTTGTTCTGTTCCCTGGGGCCACGCTACCACTACGAGTTGTTCAACCAAATTTGTTAGCTACTATTGAGAGAGCATTGGGCCAAATAGATCAAGGCGCTCCTCTTACTATTGGTGTG GTTCGCATATACCGTGATCCAGATGATGGAAGAGTAAGATTTGCCACGACCGGGACAACTGCAGAG ATTCGACAATATAGGCGACTAGAGGATGGTTCACTGAATGCTGTCACTCGGGGTCAACAGAGATTCCGTCTAAAGCGCTGTTGGATAGATGTTGAAGGAGTG gCATGTGGAGAGGTCCAGATAATCGAGGAAGATTTGCCTCTGAGGACTCCGAAGGATGTTTTTGATAGGCTAGCTCCATTGAATGGTCTGGCAAACATTGGGATCTCTGGAAGTCTTCCTTCAGGCGCTTCTCACGTTAGAAGGCATGGATAccaagatgaagatgatgactCTGAGGCACATTCAGAAGATAGCTTCCAGAGTGCACTTTCTCCATCTGAGCATAGATTGCATCGATCTGCTGTTGATTCTTTATCTGGATATGAGTTCATGGATGAATCAACAAGCAGTGATGAAGATAAGTTTGCTTGTGAATCCGAATTCCAATCTGGAAGATCTCTTCCCAGTACATTTGGCTCCAGTCATATTCCGAATTTAGATGATGATAGAATGGAAGATGCTGAATTTGTAGATCGGAGTAATAATCCATCTGAAAGGAGATCCCATAAAGTAGCAAAGATCCAACCCTCCTGGAAACCTTCTGGTTTACATCGTGGTCtttcaaaggcattttggcCCCATTGGGTATACCGCATGTATGATTCCTATAGTCTTGCTCAGAGGGCAGCAG ATATGTGGAAACAAATTGTGGGAGCACCAGCTATGGACGATTTTGTCAAGAAACCcgatcttctttcttttcatataGCCagtaaaattcctgtttcagAGTCAACAAGGCAGGAGCTTCTGGAGATTGATGGAACTTCATATCGCTTGCGCCGTGAAATTAATTTACTCGAGTGTTTCGATCGCATCCGATGCAAAAATTGTCAG ACTCTGATTGCGAGACGAAGTGATATGCTGGTGATGTCTACTGATGGTCCTCTCGGTGCTTACGTGAATCCTCATGGATATGTTCACGAAATAATGACCTTGTACAAAGCGAACGGGCTAGTCCGCAAAGGGCGTCCGGCCACAGAATACAGCTGGTTTCCCGG ATATGCATGGACAATCATCAATTGCGCCACCTGCGAAACTCAAATGGGTTGGCTTTTTACCGCAACGAATGAGAAGTTGAAACCAAGGATGTTTTGGGGGATACGGAGTTCCCAAGTCGCTGACGACATGCAGGCGTCATAA
- the LOC116214696 gene encoding protein cereblon isoform X2 has translation MEDRRSIIERELQQIEQIRELDYEELQVEEVEDLLDSDDDNDNRLTTGQAYDAGARPGELTFNTSLASLHTYLGEVEDTHNRLAFLDGGAVHHLPLFYFEGVVLFPGATLPLRVVQPNLLATIERALGQIDQGAPLTIGVVRIYRDPDDGRVRFATTGTTAEIRQYRRLEDGSLNAVTRGQQRFRLKRCWIDVEGVVRLTACGEVQIIEEDLPLRTPKDVFDRLAPLNGLANIGISGSLPSGASHVRRHGYQDEDDDSEAHSEDSFQSALSPSEHRLHRSAVDSLSGYEFMDESTSSDEDKFACESEFQSGRSLPSTFGSSHIPNLDDDRMEDAEFVDRSNNPSERRSHKVAKIQPSWKPSGLHRGLSKAFWPHWVYRMYDSYSLAQRAADMWKQIVGAPAMDDFVKKPDLLSFHIASKIPVSESTRQELLEIDGTSYRLRREINLLECFDRIRCKNCQTLIARRSDMLVMSTDGPLGAYVNPHGYVHEIMTLYKANGLVRKGRPATEYSWFPGYAWTIINCATCETQMGWLFTATNEKLKPRMFWGIRSSQVADDMQAS, from the exons ATGGAGGATCGCCGGAGCATCATCGAGAGGGAGCTGCAGCAGATCGAGCAGATTCGGGAGCTCGATTACGAGGAGCTGCAGGTCGAGGAGGTTGAGGACCTCCTCGACTCAGACGACGATAACGACAATCGCCTCACAAC TGGTCAAGCTTATGATGCTGGAGCTCGTCCTGGTGAATTGACGTTCAACACTAGTTTGGCTTCGTTGCATACGTATCTTGGTG AGGTTGAAGACACTCATAACAGATTGGCGTTCTTGGATGGGGGTGCTGTGCATCACTTACCTCTGTTCTATTTTGAAG GAGTTGTTCTGTTCCCTGGGGCCACGCTACCACTACGAGTTGTTCAACCAAATTTGTTAGCTACTATTGAGAGAGCATTGGGCCAAATAGATCAAGGCGCTCCTCTTACTATTGGTGTG GTTCGCATATACCGTGATCCAGATGATGGAAGAGTAAGATTTGCCACGACCGGGACAACTGCAGAG ATTCGACAATATAGGCGACTAGAGGATGGTTCACTGAATGCTGTCACTCGGGGTCAACAGAGATTCCGTCTAAAGCGCTGTTGGATAGATGTTGAAGGAGTGGTTAGACTAACT gCATGTGGAGAGGTCCAGATAATCGAGGAAGATTTGCCTCTGAGGACTCCGAAGGATGTTTTTGATAGGCTAGCTCCATTGAATGGTCTGGCAAACATTGGGATCTCTGGAAGTCTTCCTTCAGGCGCTTCTCACGTTAGAAGGCATGGATAccaagatgaagatgatgactCTGAGGCACATTCAGAAGATAGCTTCCAGAGTGCACTTTCTCCATCTGAGCATAGATTGCATCGATCTGCTGTTGATTCTTTATCTGGATATGAGTTCATGGATGAATCAACAAGCAGTGATGAAGATAAGTTTGCTTGTGAATCCGAATTCCAATCTGGAAGATCTCTTCCCAGTACATTTGGCTCCAGTCATATTCCGAATTTAGATGATGATAGAATGGAAGATGCTGAATTTGTAGATCGGAGTAATAATCCATCTGAAAGGAGATCCCATAAAGTAGCAAAGATCCAACCCTCCTGGAAACCTTCTGGTTTACATCGTGGTCtttcaaaggcattttggcCCCATTGGGTATACCGCATGTATGATTCCTATAGTCTTGCTCAGAGGGCAGCAG ATATGTGGAAACAAATTGTGGGAGCACCAGCTATGGACGATTTTGTCAAGAAACCcgatcttctttcttttcatataGCCagtaaaattcctgtttcagAGTCAACAAGGCAGGAGCTTCTGGAGATTGATGGAACTTCATATCGCTTGCGCCGTGAAATTAATTTACTCGAGTGTTTCGATCGCATCCGATGCAAAAATTGTCAG ACTCTGATTGCGAGACGAAGTGATATGCTGGTGATGTCTACTGATGGTCCTCTCGGTGCTTACGTGAATCCTCATGGATATGTTCACGAAATAATGACCTTGTACAAAGCGAACGGGCTAGTCCGCAAAGGGCGTCCGGCCACAGAATACAGCTGGTTTCCCGG ATATGCATGGACAATCATCAATTGCGCCACCTGCGAAACTCAAATGGGTTGGCTTTTTACCGCAACGAATGAGAAGTTGAAACCAAGGATGTTTTGGGGGATACGGAGTTCCCAAGTCGCTGACGACATGCAGGCGTCATAA